A stretch of DNA from Streptomyces sp. NBC_01197:
TATGCCGGGTACGCCGTGTGGCGCGGCGACTACCCCGCCGACCGGGGGGCGGACGGCCCGCAGTCCCCGTTGCTCGACGACTTCGTCGCGGTGGGCTTCCACGGCGGCCACGCCGTGTTCTACCGCATTCCCGACGCCGGTACCGGCGGCTTCCGGCAGAACTGGGCGCTGTACGGCAGCGTGCCCGACGACCTCTACCCGGCCGGGGCCGCCCCGGTCCCCCGGGGGCGGGTCACCGAGACCACCGCGACGTACCTCGACGAGCTCATCACCCGCGAACTGCCGCCCGTATGGGCCGAAGCGGTGCGGCGCACCGAGCGGCACGAACTGTCCATCAACCCCATGTACGACACCACGGTCTCCCGCTACACCAAGGGCGCCCTGCTGCTGGCAGGTGACGCCGGCGCGATCGCCCGCCCGCACACCGGCGCCGGCGCCGTGAAAGCGATCCAGGACGCCTGCTCCCTCGAACGCGCCTGCCAGGAACACAAGACCTGGGCGGAGGCACTGGCCGCCTTCGACACCGCGCGGTGCGGCGCCGGCAACACCCTCACCGAACTCGGCAAGCACCTGGGAAGGATGCGCATCGCGGATTCCCCGGACTGGTCCACTCTGACGCCGGCGGACTTCGACGCCTGGCTGCACGCGAACACGCACGGCTGGCGGAGCGCGTACGACCCGACCTGACCCGCCCGTCCCGACCTGCCCCGCCTGACCCGCCTGACCCGTAGGAACGACGTCCATCACCCACCCAGGAGGAAGAGATGTTCACCCTGCCCCCCATCACCCTGCCCGGCATCGACGAGTACGCGGAGGCCCACTCGGCCCCGGACCCGGCCCAGTTGGCCGGCGTCACCGGGAACGACATGGGCATGGGCCACTTGGTCAGCGGCCGCCTCGTGAGCGGTCTGCTGCGGATGTTCATCCACTCTATTCAGCCGAAACTGATCCTCGACATCGGCACCTTCACCGGCTATTCGGCGCTGTCCATGGCCGTCGCCCTGCCCGATGACTCGCGGGTGATCAGCTGTGAGATCGACCCGGAGCGGGCAGAGGTCGCCCGGAAGAACATCGCGGAGGCCGGCTACGCCGACGTCATCAGCGTGCGGGTCGGTCCCGCACTCGACACGATCGCCGGGATCGAGGAGCCGCTGGACCTGGTCTTCATCGACGCGGACAAGCCGAACTACCACTCGTACTACTCCGCGACGCTGCCCAAGCTCGCCCCAAGGGGACTGATCGCGTGCGACAACACGCTGTGGCGCGGGGAGATCATCGATGCGGACAGCACCGATTCCGATGTCCGGGCACTCCGGCAGTTCAACGACGCCGTCGCCGCCGACCCACGGTGCGAGTCCGTGATGCTGACCGTGAGGGACGGAGTCACGCTCATCCGCCGCGCCTGAGACGGCCCGAGCGGCTACCGGCGGCGGAGGGTCACACCTCCCCCAGCCCGTCCACCAGCTTCTTGGGCGCGATGAGCCGGTACGCGTCGACGACGAGCTCGCGCACTTCCGCCCAGTCGACCGGCGCATCGAGGTAGACACCGACCCAGTCGCGCCCACCGTAGGGCGGCGAGAAGAACCGGTCGGGTTCGGCGGCGATCATCGCCTCTTTGGCCCCCACCGGAGCCGGCACCCAGAAGCTCCGCCTCCCTGCCGGGTGCCGCTCCGAGATCTGGGCCAGCGTCCGCCGCCGAATCCGCCACGCCGGCTCACCGTGGTGATTGGCCCCCTCGACCACCTCGGGCAGCCCCAGACACACGGCGCGCAGCCGCTCCTCCACGTCATCCACATCGTCCTCGGCCATACCGTGTTCGTCGGCCATACCGTGTTCGTCCCCTCTCCACCGCGGCAGTCCCCGCGCACTTCCGGAAGCCGGTTTCCCAGCACCATTCCACACGGGAAATAACGAGGGGCCCGACTCGGAAGAGCCGGGCCCTGTCTGACCTGAATGTCCGCCAGGCCGCCGACGTGGTGTCGTTCCCGGTTCAGTCGGCGGTGCCTGACTCCACAACCCACTCGGCTTGCAGACCGCTCACCGAAGCAACCATGTCGAAGTCGCCGTCGTAGTGCAGGACCGTGGCTCGATGCCGCTCGGCGGTTGCCGCGATGAGGACGTCGGCCAACGACAGCGCCCTGTGAAAGCCGGCGTTCAGGGCCAGAGCTTGGATCTCGAGTGCCCGCTCGAACTCCTCATCATTGCAGGGCAGGTAGTCGAATCCACGGAGCAGGGTGCGCAGTCGCAGAGCCTCGGGCTTTCCGCGCGCCGAGTACAGAACTTCATACTCGGTCGGGGCACACACCGCCAGGAGCCCATCGCGGTCCAGCGCATCCAGCCGCGCCCGCACCGCCGGTTTACCTCGGCGGGCCAGAGCCGACTTGTCAATGAGATAGCGCCCGTTCACGCCGCCGAGGTCCCACCTTCGCGCTTCAGAGATCCATCGGGATTCCGAGGCCCCGTCTGCGAACGGATTTCCGCGAACACGTCCTCGAACTCGCCCTCGTCCATGGCGTCGAACAACTCCCGGCGCAGCCGTAGCTTCACCCCCTCCTCCATGGCCGCCCGCACTGCGGCGGCTTTCGTCTTCACCCCGTACATCCTCATCGCCTGGTCGACGATCTCGTCGTCCAGATCGATCACAGTCCTGGCCATCAGCACTCCCTCCGCAGATCTACAATCCAGCAATGATATCAATTCCAAGTCGGAAATGATATCAGGGAGGCGGGTGACACCTAGCTCAGAGGCAGGGGTGCAGCGCCCGAAATCGATCACTATCCGGAGGTTGAGACCCTCCAGGCAGAACAGTCCCGCATCCGCCCTCGCGGTGCACGGGCGTGCGTGAACATCAGACAGCGGGTGCGCTGCCAGCTCCATCGGCTGCCAGGGCAGGAGTCAGCGCACAGCCACATCCGTTGCTGCGCCAGCTGTACTCGCGGGGCCGCCCATAATGCCGGGGCCTCAGCAGAATGAGCGATGAGGACACGAAGAGCACAGTCTGACCGCCCCAGTACTTGGCACTCGCCTCAGCAAACCCGTTCTCTCCCTACAGCGCAGATCACATCGTGGCTAGGGGTCAGCTACCCCAGCGCCACCCCAGCACGGGGAGAACGAAGGGGCCCGACCCCGAAGAGTCAGACCCCTTCTGACCTGCACTTTTGCCAGATCAGTGACGTGACGGTAAGTCACCCGCTACACATTGAAGCGGAGCTCCACCACATCCCGTCTGACCTGCGGTTATGTGAGCGCATCCCAGCACCATCCCAGCACGGGATTCACTGCAAAGTACAAGAAGGTCTCGAAGCGCCAAGACTACGCATCGACGCCCACTTCGGGTACGGGCCGCACAGCATTCCAGGCGCTGTAATACTTTCTGTACTAGACTGGCGACCATGAAGTCACCCCGCCCCGGAGGCACGGAGAACATCTCCGTCTCGATGCCCGCGGAACTCCTAGGTGCTCTGCGCACACGTACCGGCAAGCGCGGCGTGTCCGCGTACGTGACCGCGGCGGTCCAGCATCAGCTCGCCATGGACGGCCTCGCCGAGATCGTGGCCGCCTACGAAACCGAGCACGAGCCACTGAGCGACGCCGAAGTCCAGGCCGCGCAGAGCGAACTTTTCGGTGACTCACCGGCGCCCTACGCGTCGAACGACAGCGCCGCATGAAGGAGCCCGCGGCCAGGTCCCTGGTGCTCGACTCCCAGGCACTGTCGCTGCTACTGCGCAACGATCGCCAGACGATCACCCGAATCGAGGCCGCTCGACGCGTGGGCGTGCCCGTCCTCGTATCTGCCCTGACGGTGGTCGAGGCCGTCTACGGGAAAACGGACACCGCCCGGCTGCGCTGGCTGCTCTCCCGCCTTCAGGTCCAAGACGTCACCCAAGCGGACAGCCTCACCGCTGTGCAGCTACTGAGCGATGCCGGCGGCCTACACGGCCACAAGTACGCCATCGACGCCCTCGTCGCCGCGATGGCGCTCCGCTCTCCGGCACCCGTACTCGTGCTGACCTCGGACCGCGACGACTGGTCGAAACTGTGCGGCGACCGCGTACAGATCAAGGATGTCTGACCCCTCGGCGCCTACTCAGGTTGAATCTACCTGCTGATCGACTGCTGCTTCATAGAAGGCATCGGGACTGTAAAACGTTCGGTGTAACTCCCGATCATGGAAGATGCATCGATGACCAGCGACAACGTGACCGAGGCCGATCCTGTCGAGCCGTCTGAGGCGGTTCCGTCGAAGCCTGTGGACGACCGGTTGATTGACGAGCTGGTGGGCCGGGCTCAGGCCGAGGGCCTTCAGCTGACCGGCGAGGGCGGGCTGCTCCAGCAGCTGACCAAGCGGCTCCTGGAGTCGGCTCTCGAGGGCGAGATCACCGACCACCTCGGCTATGACAAACACGATCCCGCCGGGAAGAACGGTGGCAACTCCCGCAACGGCACCCGATCCAAGACCGTGCTGACGGATGTCGGCCCGGTGGAGATAACTGTGCCCCGCGACCGTGAGGGTTCCTTCGAGCCGAAGATCGTCAAGAAGCGGCAGAAGCGTCTGTCCGGCGTGGACGAGATGGTCATCTCGCTCGCGGCGAAGGGCCTGACCACCGGCGAGGTCCAGGCCCACCTTGCCGAGGTCTACGGCGCCGACGTGTCCCGTCAGACGATCTCCACGATCACCGACAAGGTTCTCGAGGGCATGGCCGAATGGCAGAACCGGCCGCTCGACGCCGTCTACCCGGTGGTCTTCATCGACGCCATCCACGTGAAGATCCGCGACGGCGCGGTCGCCAACCGGCCCATCTACGTGGCCTTGGCGGTCACGACCGAGGGTCGGCGCGACATTCTCGGGCTGTGGGCCGGCGACGGCGGCGAGGGCGCCAAGCACTGGATGCACATCCTCACCGAGATCAAGAACCGCGGCGTGAACGACGTCCTTATGCTCGTCTGCGACGGACTCAAGGGCCTGCCCGACGCGGTCGAGACCGTCTGGCCGCAGACGGTCGTGCAGACCTGTGTGGTCCACCTGCTGCGGAACTCCTTCCGCTATGCCGCCCGCCAGGACTGGGACAAGATCGCGAAACTCCTCAAGCCCGTCTACACCGCGTCGACCGAAGACGCCGCACTCGAGCGGTTCGCGGAGTTCGCCGACGCGTGGGGCAAGAAGTATCCGGCGATCGTGCGGCTCTGGGAGAACGCGTGGGAGGAGTTCACTCCCTTCCTCCGCTTCGACACCGAAATCCGCCGCATCGTCTGCACGACGAACGCGATCGAGTCCGTGAACGCGCGGATCCGACGGGCGGTGAAAGCCCGCGGCCACTTCCCCAACGAGCAGGCCGCACTGAAATGCGTCTACATGGCAATCATGTCGCTCGACCCGACCGGCAAGGGCCAAGCCCGCTGGACCATGCGCTGGAAGACAGCCTTGAACGCCTTCGACATCACCTTCGACGGCCGACTCTCCGCAGCCCGCCAGTAACCCTCAACAACCCGAGTTACACCGCTCGTTTGACAGACCCGGTCCTGGCGGCCCGCCTGCGCGAAGGCCGGCATACCGAAGGGCACCGGACCCCACGCCCTCCGGCACCACTACGCCAGCCTGCTGATCAAGCACGGCGAGTCCGTGAAGACGGTCTCCGAGCGCCTCGGCCACACCAACGCGGCCATGACGCTGAACATCTACACCCACCTGTGGCCCGACTCCGAGGAGCGGACCCGGGCCGCCGTCGACAAGGCGTACGCGGACCAGTCCGCCGATGCCCAGCCACAGGTCGACAAAGCGGCGTAGCCGCTCCCCCGCGTGTCGGACCCATCCAGCACGCTGCGGACTCTGCGTGGACTGCAAAGGCCGCCCGACCCACTCCGCTGCAGGTCAGGCGGCCTTTCACCGCTCGCCGACTGGGGCTTCGCCAGCGCAGACGGAACTCAGCCTCGCTCTTTGAACCAGTTCAGGATCCCCCGGGCGTCCGTGATGTAGTGCGTGGACTGGCCGCTGTGTCCGTCGTCGTCCCAATATTCATGGTCCGTGCGGACGCCGACCTCGTCGGTGAAGGTGTCCGTAACCCTCTCCGTGCGGACGTACTTCCCGTCAGAGCTCCAGCCCGGATAACTCCTCGTGCGGGTCTCACTGCGACCTCGGTACTTCTCGTCGTACTCGTCGATGAAATCGCTCAGAAACACTGCCTCGTCGTCCGTCAGCCGCACGCCGGATAGGTCGAGGTGCTCTCCGATGCGCTCGCGGAGTCTCTTCTTCTCGTTCCGATCCACTTTTCCCTCCCTGCTCGCGGCTAGATGCCTCTTGGTCATCATCTCTGCAGCGTGCCTCCAACATCGCCGGGATCCGCAGATCGGCAGCCGGGTATCCGCCCGGCACCTGGCTCCACCGGCTGACCGGCCAACGAGAGGTCACTCTCATCGATGGCGGGTGTCAGGGGTGCAGGAACCAATCCGACCGAGACCAGACTGGATGCCACCACACACCCCTACTTGGAGATCGTCCCTACACAGGACCGATTCACGCTCTGTGGTCGCGCGGGCTCTGAGGCCGTGCCAGTCCATCCCAGAACAAGCAGTCGCGAGGGTACTGCTTGACGACCTGCGGGAGCACCGGATCAGCGACCTTGCCGCGTATGGCCACGTCGTCGAGCGAGGCAATGACATCGAGAACCGAACGCGGCTCGAACTGTCCCACCATCCGCTTCGCCTTGTTACGCACGTTGTTCGGCGTAGGGCCGGCGTCGAGAACCGAGTGATGCCACAGCCGGCTGTGGTGGGCGCACCGGTTGCGCAGGTAGACCAACGACCTCACACGGTAGGCGAACCCGGCCTTCGCGACCCCGACGCTGGTCGCCACGGCGTCGGCCAGTGCGCCGCCAGCTCCGCGCTCGATGGCCTTGGACAGCGTCCCGAACGACCACGCTTCAACGGCGGACCACACAGGCAGCTTGCTGTAGTCGACACGGTCATCTTCGGTGCCCCTGTACCGCAGGATGTGGCGGTCCTTGCTCCGGTCGATGTCGCGCAGGCACGACTCGACGGTCGGCTCAGCCTTGCCGACGTCGGTGTAGAAGCTTTCCTCGAGGAAGCTGCTGTACGGACCATGCACGTCGGCGATCACTCGAGCAACATGCGTGCGCAGCAGGAGTTCGACCCGTGCGAGAGGTTGGCTGAGCGCGGTGCGTAGCGCCTCATCGGCCTCGTAGATGCGGCGGATCTCAGCGAACGTCGTGCCCGGCGTGAACGCATCGTCGCCCATGTGGGGGGCTCG
This window harbors:
- a CDS encoding FAD-dependent monooxygenase, with the translated sequence MRIRGSRVAVVGGSIAGCATAVALARAGCEVTVLERSRGGLRDRGAGITLPASLYGELLDAGYLDSGMRVLERPELIWLTRAERSAEGRVVGRQPYPSIMASWALVWRGLRGQVPDRDYHEGAVVTGVRQQDDGVGLWINDRPAGTYDAVVGADGYRSTVRPVVAPEAAVRYAGYAVWRGDYPADRGADGPQSPLLDDFVAVGFHGGHAVFYRIPDAGTGGFRQNWALYGSVPDDLYPAGAAPVPRGRVTETTATYLDELITRELPPVWAEAVRRTERHELSINPMYDTTVSRYTKGALLLAGDAGAIARPHTGAGAVKAIQDACSLERACQEHKTWAEALAAFDTARCGAGNTLTELGKHLGRMRIADSPDWSTLTPADFDAWLHANTHGWRSAYDPT
- a CDS encoding O-methyltransferase encodes the protein MFTLPPITLPGIDEYAEAHSAPDPAQLAGVTGNDMGMGHLVSGRLVSGLLRMFIHSIQPKLILDIGTFTGYSALSMAVALPDDSRVISCEIDPERAEVARKNIAEAGYADVISVRVGPALDTIAGIEEPLDLVFIDADKPNYHSYYSATLPKLAPRGLIACDNTLWRGEIIDADSTDSDVRALRQFNDAVAADPRCESVMLTVRDGVTLIRRA
- a CDS encoding MmcQ/YjbR family DNA-binding protein yields the protein MADEHGMAEDDVDDVEERLRAVCLGLPEVVEGANHHGEPAWRIRRRTLAQISERHPAGRRSFWVPAPVGAKEAMIAAEPDRFFSPPYGGRDWVGVYLDAPVDWAEVRELVVDAYRLIAPKKLVDGLGEV
- a CDS encoding PIN domain nuclease; this encodes MNGRYLIDKSALARRGKPAVRARLDALDRDGLLAVCAPTEYEVLYSARGKPEALRLRTLLRGFDYLPCNDEEFERALEIQALALNAGFHRALSLADVLIAATAERHRATVLHYDGDFDMVASVSGLQAEWVVESGTAD
- a CDS encoding type II toxin-antitoxin system VapB family antitoxin, with the translated sequence MARTVIDLDDEIVDQAMRMYGVKTKAAAVRAAMEEGVKLRLRRELFDAMDEGEFEDVFAEIRSQTGPRNPDGSLKREGGTSAA
- a CDS encoding PIN domain-containing protein, whose product is MKEPAARSLVLDSQALSLLLRNDRQTITRIEAARRVGVPVLVSALTVVEAVYGKTDTARLRWLLSRLQVQDVTQADSLTAVQLLSDAGGLHGHKYAIDALVAAMALRSPAPVLVLTSDRDDWSKLCGDRVQIKDV
- a CDS encoding IS256 family transposase — its product is MTSDNVTEADPVEPSEAVPSKPVDDRLIDELVGRAQAEGLQLTGEGGLLQQLTKRLLESALEGEITDHLGYDKHDPAGKNGGNSRNGTRSKTVLTDVGPVEITVPRDREGSFEPKIVKKRQKRLSGVDEMVISLAAKGLTTGEVQAHLAEVYGADVSRQTISTITDKVLEGMAEWQNRPLDAVYPVVFIDAIHVKIRDGAVANRPIYVALAVTTEGRRDILGLWAGDGGEGAKHWMHILTEIKNRGVNDVLMLVCDGLKGLPDAVETVWPQTVVQTCVVHLLRNSFRYAARQDWDKIAKLLKPVYTASTEDAALERFAEFADAWGKKYPAIVRLWENAWEEFTPFLRFDTEIRRIVCTTNAIESVNARIRRAVKARGHFPNEQAALKCVYMAIMSLDPTGKGQARWTMRWKTALNAFDITFDGRLSAARQ
- a CDS encoding Abi family protein, which produces MGEQVTLLARRGLVIDDEAVCTTFFGSNNYYRFSGYARYFQRAPHMGDDAFTPGTTFAEIRRIYEADEALRTALSQPLARVELLLRTHVARVIADVHGPYSSFLEESFYTDVGKAEPTVESCLRDIDRSKDRHILRYRGTEDDRVDYSKLPVWSAVEAWSFGTLSKAIERGAGGALADAVATSVGVAKAGFAYRVRSLVYLRNRCAHHSRLWHHSVLDAGPTPNNVRNKAKRMVGQFEPRSVLDVIASLDDVAIRGKVADPVLPQVVKQYPRDCLFWDGLARPQSPRDHRA